The following proteins are encoded in a genomic region of Paenibacillus sp. FSL R7-0273:
- a CDS encoding AraC family transcriptional regulator — protein sequence MEYGLGNLAAYIHWVLAKPAVPGWEDIRQTVSGHTLYYIYSGKGVFRCEGEEQEVEAGMVVYLWPGLPLHMKSSGSHPLRMTMLLFDCALLGVSEEGWGTPEPIDRLRLPFLMQLTGDRMKRIGRLFREAESEWVPGDLVRDARVKSLWYRLIPELHEAAEEEGSKGGAGDVTAALRCFKEQLDTGFASDLRITELCEQTGFSPVYLRRTFAARYGCSPKEYLVQLRNEHAVRRLRFTGDSIGDIARACGYSDVYQFSKAFKKRNGLSPTNYRIKQGLNFIV from the coding sequence ATGGAATATGGACTTGGAAATCTGGCGGCGTATATACATTGGGTGCTGGCCAAGCCGGCGGTGCCGGGCTGGGAGGACATCCGGCAAACCGTGTCCGGGCACACACTCTACTACATTTACAGCGGGAAGGGTGTATTCCGGTGCGAGGGAGAGGAGCAGGAGGTTGAAGCGGGAATGGTGGTATACCTTTGGCCCGGCTTGCCGCTTCACATGAAATCCTCCGGCTCTCATCCCTTACGGATGACGATGCTGCTGTTCGATTGCGCTTTGCTTGGGGTAAGCGAGGAGGGCTGGGGGACGCCTGAACCCATTGACAGGCTGAGGCTGCCCTTTCTTATGCAATTGACCGGTGACCGGATGAAAAGGATCGGCAGACTTTTCCGGGAGGCGGAGTCGGAATGGGTGCCGGGGGATTTGGTGCGTGATGCCCGGGTGAAATCGCTGTGGTACCGGCTGATTCCTGAGCTGCATGAGGCGGCTGAAGAAGAAGGCAGTAAGGGCGGGGCCGGGGATGTGACAGCCGCGCTCCGCTGCTTCAAGGAGCAGCTGGATACCGGCTTTGCAAGTGATCTGCGCATTACCGAGCTGTGCGAGCAGACCGGCTTCTCTCCCGTTTATTTACGCAGGACCTTTGCAGCCCGCTACGGGTGCAGCCCCAAAGAGTATCTCGTCCAGCTCCGCAACGAGCACGCCGTCCGCCGGCTCCGGTTCACAGGGGATTCCATCGGGGATATCGCCAGAGCCTGCGGTTATTCCGATGTCTATCAGTTCAGTAAGGCCTTCAAGAAGCGTAACGGCCTGTCGCCGACGAATTACAGGATTAAGCAGGGCCTGAACTTTATCGTTTGA
- a CDS encoding glycoside hydrolase family 43 protein has translation MRTFRNPVMPGFYPDPSVIRVGEDYYLVTSSFEFFPGVPIFHSKDLVNWQQLGHVLDRPSQLNLDHTIPSMGIWAPTLRYHQGIFYMITTYVDNDKNQHNFYVTATDPAGDWSDPVWLEDAPGIDSSLFFDDDGKVYYTGNRVPPEGQDYPKHMDIWLQEIDLEAGKLTGPKISIWQGALKVAHAQEGPHIYRIGDWYYVLIAEGGTGHTHAITIARSKHVTGPYEGHKANPILTHRHLGRQYPIVNVGHGELVETQHGDWWMFCLASRTCGGYYRNLGRETFLTPVAWENEWPVVNPGKGVLEFESAAPDLPETKWPELPVRDDFADSKLSLIWNFLRTPRGEFWSLTDKPGYLRLRLKPERLSEVANPSFVGRRQQHLSFRAAAEMMFSPVQEGEAAGLVLLQNENYHFRYELGQDAGEQVLRLIERRGGSEQLLASRAYTPGKVQFKVEAKGQEYSFYYRTSESDKWTALYEKADGTVLSTDLAGGFTGAYIGMYASSQGAESINAADFDWFSYEGLE, from the coding sequence TTGAGAACATTCCGCAATCCGGTTATGCCGGGCTTTTACCCCGACCCTTCGGTCATCCGTGTCGGTGAGGATTATTATCTGGTTACCTCCAGCTTTGAATTCTTCCCCGGCGTTCCGATCTTCCACAGCAAGGACCTGGTTAACTGGCAGCAGCTTGGCCATGTGCTTGACCGCCCCTCACAGCTTAATTTAGACCATACTATTCCTTCGATGGGCATCTGGGCGCCGACGCTGCGCTACCATCAGGGAATCTTTTATATGATTACAACCTATGTCGACAATGACAAAAACCAGCACAACTTCTATGTTACCGCCACTGATCCTGCCGGAGACTGGTCTGATCCGGTCTGGCTGGAGGATGCCCCGGGCATCGATTCCTCCTTATTCTTTGATGACGACGGGAAGGTGTACTACACCGGCAACCGCGTTCCGCCTGAAGGCCAGGATTATCCGAAGCATATGGACATCTGGCTGCAGGAGATTGACCTTGAGGCAGGGAAGCTGACCGGACCGAAGATCAGCATCTGGCAGGGTGCGCTTAAAGTGGCTCACGCACAGGAAGGTCCGCATATCTACCGGATCGGCGACTGGTATTATGTGCTGATTGCCGAAGGCGGTACCGGACATACCCATGCGATTACCATCGCCAGAAGTAAGCATGTAACAGGGCCTTATGAGGGGCACAAGGCCAATCCGATTCTGACCCACCGCCATCTCGGCAGACAGTATCCGATTGTCAACGTCGGGCACGGTGAGCTGGTCGAAACCCAGCACGGGGACTGGTGGATGTTCTGTCTGGCTTCACGGACCTGCGGCGGCTATTACCGCAACCTGGGGCGCGAAACCTTCCTCACCCCGGTAGCCTGGGAGAATGAGTGGCCTGTAGTGAATCCCGGCAAAGGCGTGCTGGAATTCGAGTCAGCCGCACCGGATCTGCCGGAGACAAAATGGCCGGAGCTGCCGGTGCGTGATGATTTCGCGGACAGTAAGCTCAGCCTGATCTGGAACTTCCTGCGGACACCGCGGGGCGAATTCTGGAGTCTTACCGATAAGCCGGGTTATCTGCGGCTTCGCCTGAAGCCGGAACGGCTCTCCGAAGTGGCGAATCCTTCCTTTGTCGGCAGACGGCAGCAGCACCTCAGCTTCCGCGCTGCGGCGGAAATGATGTTCAGCCCGGTGCAGGAGGGTGAAGCAGCCGGACTTGTCCTGCTGCAGAATGAAAACTACCATTTCCGCTATGAATTAGGGCAGGATGCAGGCGAGCAGGTGCTCCGCCTGATTGAGCGCCGCGGCGGCAGTGAGCAGCTGCTGGCTTCCAGAGCATACACACCGGGCAAAGTGCAATTCAAGGTAGAAGCAAAAGGACAGGAATACAGCTTCTACTACAGAACCTCTGAATCGGACAAATGGACAGCACTGTACGAGAAGGCGGACGGAACGGTGCTTAGTACCGATTTGGCAGGAGGCTTTACCGGGGCATACATCGGAATGTATGCCAGCTCTCAGGGGGCGGAAAGTATCAATGCAGCGGATTTCGACTGGTTCAGCTATGAAGGGCTTGAATAG
- a CDS encoding glycoside hydrolase family 28 protein: MSVNPITEAYPLPELPQIPDRTFNITEYGAEAGVLSLCTSAIQAALDACSAAGGGTVVIPQGIWRTGPLTLHSRINLHARGGALVQFVPDPALYPLQPSYYEGTSGWRCQSPLDGEGLSDVAITGEGIFDGGGEGWRPVKRFKMTELQWRKLTGSGGVLDEAGEMWWPSREAMEGEAYVRKLQESGETRAEAYLPARAYLRPVLLSLRNCRRVLLEGPTFQNSPAWNLHPMACEQLTVRKVQVRNPWYSQNGDGIDLESCSHALVEHCSFDVGDDAICLKSGKDEEGRRLGIPCSYITIRHCTVYHGHGGVVIGSEMSGGVHAVRVYDCLFMGTDIGLRFKSNRGRGGVVEDIVMENIDMSGIIHEAVSFHMFYAGVEGSEGHDEELLPVTEETPQFRNITLRNIACQGADTALLVNGLPELPLAGLTVENLQAVSKRGIILRNGDGLRLDNISLQTAELPEVQIHKCSNVSVTNSEQLSISRS, from the coding sequence ATGAGTGTTAATCCAATAACGGAAGCTTATCCGCTTCCGGAGCTTCCGCAGATTCCGGACCGGACCTTTAATATTACGGAGTATGGTGCAGAAGCCGGAGTTCTGTCGCTGTGCACCTCCGCCATTCAGGCTGCGCTTGATGCCTGCTCTGCTGCCGGAGGCGGAACGGTTGTTATTCCGCAGGGAATCTGGCGTACCGGCCCGCTTACCCTGCACAGCAGAATTAATCTGCATGCCCGGGGAGGAGCTCTGGTGCAGTTTGTCCCGGACCCCGCCTTATATCCGCTGCAGCCCTCCTACTACGAGGGTACATCCGGCTGGCGCTGCCAGTCACCGCTGGATGGTGAGGGTCTGAGCGATGTGGCCATTACAGGCGAAGGGATTTTTGACGGCGGCGGAGAGGGCTGGCGTCCGGTAAAACGGTTCAAGATGACGGAGCTGCAATGGAGGAAGCTGACCGGCTCCGGCGGCGTGCTTGATGAAGCCGGAGAGATGTGGTGGCCGTCACGCGAAGCAATGGAAGGGGAAGCGTATGTCCGCAAGCTGCAGGAGAGCGGGGAAACCCGTGCTGAGGCTTACCTGCCCGCCCGTGCTTATCTCCGGCCTGTGCTGCTTAGCCTGCGGAACTGCCGCAGGGTGCTGCTGGAAGGTCCGACCTTTCAGAATTCGCCTGCCTGGAACCTGCATCCGATGGCCTGTGAGCAGCTTACGGTGCGGAAGGTCCAGGTGCGTAATCCCTGGTATTCGCAGAACGGGGATGGAATCGACCTGGAATCCTGCAGTCATGCGCTTGTCGAGCATTGCAGCTTCGATGTTGGAGATGATGCGATCTGCCTGAAATCAGGCAAGGATGAAGAAGGCCGGAGATTGGGGATACCATGCAGCTATATCACCATCCGTCATTGTACCGTGTATCACGGCCACGGCGGAGTGGTCATCGGCAGTGAAATGTCCGGCGGTGTGCATGCGGTCAGAGTGTACGACTGCCTGTTCATGGGGACCGATATCGGTCTGCGCTTCAAGAGCAACAGAGGCAGGGGCGGGGTAGTCGAGGATATCGTCATGGAGAATATCGACATGAGCGGAATTATTCATGAAGCGGTATCCTTCCATATGTTCTACGCAGGCGTAGAAGGCTCGGAGGGACATGATGAGGAGCTGCTGCCGGTAACCGAGGAAACTCCGCAGTTCCGGAATATCACCCTCCGTAATATCGCCTGCCAGGGGGCAGATACCGCACTGCTGGTGAATGGCTTGCCTGAGCTGCCGCTTGCCGGGCTCACGGTCGAGAATCTACAGGCCGTCAGCAAGCGCGGCATCATCCTGCGTAACGGCGACGGGTTAAGACTCGATAACATCAGCCTGCAGACTGCAGAATTGCCTGAGGTGCAGATTCATAAATGCAGTAACGTCTCTGTTACAAATTCAGAGCAGCTGTCAATCAGCCGGAGTTAG
- a CDS encoding helix-turn-helix transcriptional regulator has product MTSVTSPNPKYHIADSRYSIQHMKRKGITAMPRPHRHELIELYYLLEGERVYFVDDRVITVHKGELILIRGNELHATASSEIAEFERVLINYDPALLPVQLRSRAQWFSSRGYRLFRLTLREQDEAESLLNRMLEECRMQKPFYETCIITLLTELMILLQRSETTSQAGATKHPLHQLVTEVATYIRSHHRESLTLEQTAGHFFISPSYLSRVFHRLTGFHFREYIVHIRVREAERLLAGSADKIQEIASAVGFEHLSHFNKTFKKSTGLTPLQYRKEAKAQLSSGSRITGEAVDNDIILTPAD; this is encoded by the coding sequence ATGACCAGCGTAACCAGCCCAAATCCCAAATATCATATCGCAGACAGCCGGTACAGCATCCAGCATATGAAGCGCAAGGGCATTACCGCCATGCCGCGTCCCCATAGACATGAATTAATAGAGCTGTATTATCTGCTGGAGGGGGAGCGCGTCTACTTTGTCGATGACAGGGTAATTACGGTTCATAAAGGCGAGCTGATCCTGATCCGCGGCAACGAGCTTCATGCCACAGCCAGCTCGGAAATCGCCGAATTTGAGCGGGTTCTGATTAATTATGATCCGGCTCTGCTGCCGGTGCAGCTGCGCAGCAGGGCGCAATGGTTCAGCAGCCGCGGCTACCGGCTGTTCAGGCTGACGCTGCGCGAACAGGATGAGGCGGAAAGCCTGCTGAACCGGATGCTGGAGGAGTGCCGGATGCAGAAGCCCTTCTATGAAACCTGCATCATTACGCTTTTGACCGAGCTGATGATTCTGCTGCAGCGCTCTGAAACCACCTCACAGGCAGGTGCTACGAAGCATCCGCTGCATCAGCTCGTGACTGAGGTAGCCACCTATATCCGCAGCCATCACCGTGAATCGCTTACCCTTGAGCAGACTGCCGGGCATTTTTTCATCAGCCCCTCTTATTTGAGCCGGGTGTTCCACCGTCTGACAGGCTTCCATTTCCGCGAATACATCGTTCACATCCGGGTCAGGGAAGCCGAACGGCTGCTGGCCGGATCTGCCGATAAAATCCAGGAGATCGCCTCAGCGGTCGGCTTCGAGCATCTCTCCCACTTTAATAAAACCTTCAAAAAATCAACGGGCCTGACTCCGCTTCAATACCGGAAGGAGGCCAAAGCCCAGCTGTCTTCAGGCTCCCGAATCACCGGAGAGGCCGTAGACAATGACATCATCCTAACTCCGGCTGATTGA
- a CDS encoding pectinesterase family protein yields the protein MLITVSKGSAGGVSSLQEALDSIPSQHSSAVTIRIKPGVYEEKITVGQHLPPILLLGEDTESTILTWSDNAHTLGTDGEPLGTFRSGTLNVFASGFTAENLTVRNASGPGTGQAVAAFIDADQAVFRRVRLLGDQDTLYTGQGRQYYDNCYIEGDVDYIFGAATALFDRCELHNKRSRGYITAASTPEGTRFGYVFLDCRITGGEGVSDVYLGRPWRPFAHVAFIRTEMDASVTPEGWHNWGQPDREATSRYEEFAGSGPGVSPGARVSWSRQLNAAEAAEYRVLNVLGGWHPEGY from the coding sequence ATGCTAATTACAGTCTCAAAGGGTAGCGCCGGTGGAGTCAGCAGCCTGCAGGAGGCGCTGGATTCTATTCCCTCCCAGCACAGTTCAGCGGTCACTATCCGCATCAAGCCGGGAGTCTATGAGGAAAAAATAACGGTGGGGCAGCATTTGCCTCCCATTCTGCTGCTGGGTGAGGATACGGAATCGACCATCCTTACCTGGTCGGATAACGCCCACACGCTTGGCACGGACGGCGAGCCGCTCGGCACATTCAGATCGGGTACATTGAATGTCTTTGCCTCAGGCTTCACTGCCGAGAATCTGACCGTCCGCAACGCTTCCGGTCCGGGCACCGGTCAGGCCGTAGCTGCCTTTATCGATGCGGATCAGGCCGTCTTCCGGAGAGTACGCCTGCTTGGGGATCAGGATACGCTGTATACCGGCCAGGGCAGGCAATATTACGATAACTGCTATATCGAAGGCGATGTGGATTATATTTTTGGGGCAGCGACGGCTTTGTTCGACCGCTGTGAGCTGCACAATAAGCGCTCCAGAGGATACATAACAGCGGCCTCCACTCCGGAGGGAACCAGATTCGGTTATGTGTTTCTGGACTGCCGGATCACAGGGGGAGAGGGAGTCAGCGATGTCTATCTGGGCCGCCCTTGGCGCCCCTTTGCCCATGTTGCTTTTATCCGCACCGAGATGGATGCTTCGGTTACGCCGGAAGGCTGGCATAACTGGGGACAGCCGGACCGGGAGGCAACCAGCCGTTATGAGGAATTTGCCGGCAGCGGACCGGGAGTTAGTCCCGGGGCAAGAGTGTCATGGTCCCGGCAGCTGAATGCCGCGGAAGCTGCGGAGTACAGGGTGCTGAACGTCCTCGGCGGCTGGCATCCCGAGGGATATTGA
- a CDS encoding alpha/beta hydrolase family protein, with the protein MDVLQQYMNKLTDSAPRSSAYQENIPFGQWRSRLAAAFTEKLGGFPEKRAGLEPVLLERVACPGYTRERIEITTFEGLRMPLYLLIPEQAAASPVPAVIAVHGHGYGSREITGLHPDGSERESDPGLHKDFAVSLVKEGFVVAAPEVLGFGDRRLAEDRGSGEPGKNSCFRLSSALLMAGQTMAGYRIYETMRVLDYLLTRSEVHSNRIGIMGISGGGLVAGFTAALDERLACAVVSGYANTFAASILTRNHCLDNYIPGILLEAEMPDLLGLIAPRGLFLESGSADPLFGPEGASLALSRLQEIYSAAGHSGQVRADFFPGGHEIHGGPAFSWLRQQLADLS; encoded by the coding sequence ATGGATGTATTGCAGCAATACATGAACAAGCTGACAGATTCCGCACCCCGCAGCTCAGCTTATCAGGAGAATATTCCTTTCGGGCAATGGCGTTCCCGGCTTGCTGCGGCCTTCACCGAGAAGCTGGGCGGATTCCCGGAGAAGCGTGCCGGTCTTGAACCCGTACTCCTGGAACGGGTAGCCTGTCCCGGATACACCCGGGAACGGATAGAGATTACAACCTTCGAGGGACTGCGGATGCCGCTGTACCTGCTGATTCCGGAGCAGGCTGCAGCTTCCCCGGTGCCGGCCGTTATTGCCGTTCACGGACACGGCTACGGCAGCCGGGAAATAACGGGCCTGCACCCGGACGGTTCAGAGCGGGAGAGTGATCCGGGGCTTCATAAGGATTTTGCCGTATCCCTGGTTAAAGAGGGCTTCGTAGTGGCTGCCCCGGAGGTGCTCGGCTTCGGCGACCGGCGGCTGGCCGAAGACCGCGGGAGCGGTGAGCCGGGGAAAAACTCCTGCTTCCGCCTGTCCTCGGCGCTGTTAATGGCCGGACAGACGATGGCCGGTTACCGCATCTATGAGACGATGCGGGTGCTTGATTATCTGCTGACCCGCAGTGAGGTGCACAGCAACCGGATTGGCATTATGGGGATTTCGGGCGGCGGTCTGGTCGCCGGCTTCACAGCGGCGCTGGATGAGCGGCTTGCCTGTGCTGTTGTCAGCGGCTATGCCAACACGTTCGCGGCTAGTATTCTTACACGGAACCACTGCCTGGATAACTACATTCCGGGGATTCTGCTGGAGGCAGAAATGCCGGATCTGCTCGGATTGATTGCCCCGCGCGGGCTGTTCCTGGAGTCGGGCAGCGCCGATCCGTTGTTCGGCCCGGAAGGAGCCTCGCTGGCGCTAAGCAGACTGCAGGAGATTTATAGCGCGGCGGGGCATTCCGGGCAGGTGAGGGCGGATTTTTTCCCGGGCGGGCATGAGATTCACGGCGGGCCGGCGTTTTCCTGGCTGCGTCAGCAGCTTGCAGATTTATCATGA
- a CDS encoding glycoside hydrolase family 88/105 protein produces MMSATEVNTISWSRRIAEALLGECNEQGEHAYLLERWAYVPGMLQLAMARAGLQLGKPDYFDYMQRHMDSFIGEDGSIRTYRLEEYNLDQINQGKNLFLLYQKTGEQRYAEAAHLLAAQLISHPRTSEGGFWHKKVYPFQMWLDGLYMASPFLAQFGAVFQRPELIDEAARQLLLIERRTRDPRTGLLYHGWDESKEQEWADSTTGLSSHFWSRAMGWYVMACVDCLEHFPVTHPQRGTIIGIFQRVCGALLEVQDKETGLWYQVLDQAGRKGNYLEATGSAMFVYAMAKGLRLGYLERSFEEGMLSGYEGIMKHLVTEDADGLHLHKICNGAGLSKDRNGSYDYYISEAVVSDTPMGVGPLLLASLEVESYCEGK; encoded by the coding sequence ATGATGTCTGCAACAGAAGTGAATACCATAAGCTGGTCACGCAGGATTGCGGAGGCTTTACTCGGGGAGTGCAATGAGCAGGGGGAGCATGCTTACCTGCTGGAACGCTGGGCTTATGTTCCGGGGATGCTGCAGCTGGCGATGGCCCGGGCCGGGCTTCAGCTGGGTAAGCCGGATTATTTCGATTATATGCAGCGGCATATGGACAGCTTCATCGGCGAGGACGGCTCTATCCGGACCTACAGGCTGGAGGAATATAATCTGGACCAGATTAACCAGGGCAAGAATCTGTTCCTGCTCTACCAGAAAACCGGAGAGCAGCGCTACGCCGAAGCCGCCCATCTGCTGGCGGCCCAGCTGATCAGCCATCCCCGCACCTCGGAAGGCGGATTCTGGCACAAAAAGGTCTATCCGTTCCAGATGTGGCTGGACGGCCTATATATGGCCTCGCCGTTTCTGGCCCAGTTCGGCGCAGTCTTCCAGCGTCCCGAGCTGATCGACGAGGCAGCCCGCCAGTTGCTGCTGATTGAGCGCCGGACCCGCGATCCCCGCACCGGTCTGCTGTATCACGGCTGGGATGAATCGAAGGAGCAGGAGTGGGCAGATTCTACTACCGGATTATCTTCCCACTTCTGGAGCCGGGCGATGGGCTGGTATGTGATGGCTTGTGTGGACTGTCTGGAGCACTTTCCGGTGACCCATCCGCAGCGCGGAACGATCATCGGCATTTTCCAGCGGGTATGCGGCGCGCTTCTGGAGGTACAGGACAAGGAGACCGGCCTCTGGTATCAGGTGCTGGATCAGGCGGGGCGCAAGGGGAATTACCTGGAGGCTACCGGCTCGGCTATGTTCGTGTATGCCATGGCTAAGGGTCTGCGGCTGGGCTATCTGGAGCGTTCTTTTGAAGAAGGGATGCTCAGTGGCTATGAAGGTATTATGAAGCATCTGGTCACAGAGGACGCGGACGGACTTCATTTGCACAAAATCTGCAATGGAGCCGGGCTGAGCAAGGACCGCAACGGGTCCTACGATTACTACATTTCCGAGGCTGTTGTATCCGATACCCCGATGGGAGTGGGGCCGCTTTTGCTGGCATCGCTTGAGGTGGAGAGCTATTGTGAAGGGAAATAG
- a CDS encoding DinB family protein: MAPKTNAQRVSEFESFITYIKSLESLDKAVWESPVGDGKWSLKELVCHLMRWDQYFYGEAFAKVKEGQPVTAKHLNFNEFNARAIQYAQTVTVQEAIQQFVHYRSLIVAEMTGISEEDFLRTHKDGDGKTFSYRGHLRGFLPHDKHHKKQIEQYIQSRAVTKS; this comes from the coding sequence ATGGCACCCAAAACAAATGCTCAGCGCGTATCCGAATTCGAGTCTTTTATCACCTACATTAAGTCCCTGGAATCTCTGGACAAGGCAGTCTGGGAAAGTCCGGTCGGAGACGGAAAATGGTCACTCAAAGAGCTGGTCTGCCACTTAATGCGCTGGGATCAGTATTTTTACGGGGAGGCATTCGCCAAAGTGAAGGAAGGGCAGCCGGTGACCGCGAAGCATCTGAATTTCAACGAATTTAACGCCCGGGCAATCCAGTACGCTCAGACGGTAACCGTGCAGGAGGCGATTCAGCAATTTGTGCATTACCGCAGCCTGATCGTTGCCGAGATGACGGGCATTAGTGAAGAGGATTTTTTGCGGACGCATAAGGACGGGGACGGCAAAACGTTCAGCTACCGCGGGCATCTGCGGGGCTTTCTCCCCCATGATAAGCACCATAAGAAACAAATTGAGCAGTACATACAGTCCCGCGCGGTCACGAAAAGCTAA
- a CDS encoding AraC family transcriptional regulator: MNYSKDIERCIDYIEVNIKENLTAEEIAVVAGYSLYHFCRVFSLCREMTVMEYVRSRKLSLAAVELFSGRSVTEIALDYGFETPGGFTKAFRKAHGYTPSQYAARMAGYLQDGPEFELGGYLMNPVFVTKPAFKAAGYGIATNVSDSGYTRDIASFWSQYEGENLEDKMYSILNPPRHGEVGLCVPANGDGNAVYLLGVIVEDFSRVTPDILTVEVPAAEYAVFTTPPVDGTADGDPDVFVQVIRSTWKYIFEEWFPASGYAFDEDMLDFEFYDERCHSRADTVMEIYIPVRVRA, from the coding sequence GTGAATTACAGTAAGGATATCGAGCGCTGCATTGATTATATTGAGGTAAATATTAAAGAAAACCTGACTGCTGAGGAGATTGCCGTTGTGGCTGGCTATTCGCTGTATCATTTTTGCCGGGTGTTCAGCCTGTGCAGGGAGATGACTGTGATGGAATACGTGCGCAGCCGTAAGCTGTCTTTGGCGGCAGTGGAGCTGTTCAGCGGGCGGAGTGTGACGGAGATTGCGCTGGATTACGGGTTCGAAACCCCTGGCGGCTTCACAAAAGCGTTCCGCAAAGCTCACGGCTACACTCCCTCTCAATATGCGGCACGGATGGCCGGATATCTTCAGGATGGTCCGGAATTTGAGCTTGGAGGGTATTTAATGAATCCTGTGTTTGTAACTAAGCCCGCTTTTAAGGCGGCTGGATACGGAATTGCGACGAATGTGTCGGACAGCGGCTATACCAGGGATATTGCTTCGTTCTGGAGCCAGTATGAGGGCGAGAATCTGGAGGACAAAATGTACAGCATCCTTAATCCTCCGAGACACGGTGAAGTGGGGCTGTGTGTGCCTGCTAACGGCGACGGCAATGCGGTGTACCTGCTGGGTGTAATTGTTGAGGACTTCTCCAGGGTAACCCCGGATATACTGACTGTAGAGGTGCCGGCTGCGGAGTATGCGGTGTTTACCACACCGCCAGTGGACGGGACTGCGGACGGTGACCCGGATGTATTCGTGCAGGTAATCAGAAGCACGTGGAAATACATTTTTGAGGAGTGGTTTCCGGCCAGCGGCTATGCATTCGACGAGGATATGCTGGACTTTGAGTTCTATGATGAACGCTGCCATTCGCGGGCGGATACGGTGATGGAGATTTACATTCCTGTTAGGGTGCGGGCGTGA
- a CDS encoding alpha/beta fold hydrolase, with protein sequence MPLVDMPLEQLKQYQGRNPRPADFDAYWERALEELASVETQLELIPSAFQTPQAECFELYFTGVRGARIHAKYLRPRAVSTPQPAVLQFHGYTGDSGEWQDKLAYVSLGFSVLALDCRGQGGLSEDTGGVKGNTHNGHIIRGLDDHPDNLLFRHIYLDTVRLAQIALELPGVDPERVYAMGGSQGGALTIACAALEPRIKKAATTYPFLCDYKRVWEMDLDKDAYHELNLYFRKFDPLHEREDEVFEKLGYIDLQHLASRIQGEVLFFTGLMDTICPPSTQFAAYNKITAPKQLVVYPDFGHEYLPGGGDRTMQFLLGE encoded by the coding sequence ATGCCATTAGTAGATATGCCGCTAGAACAGTTAAAGCAATACCAGGGAAGAAACCCGCGTCCGGCCGACTTCGACGCTTACTGGGAACGTGCACTGGAGGAGCTTGCGTCGGTGGAAACGCAGCTTGAGCTGATTCCTAGTGCTTTTCAGACGCCGCAGGCCGAGTGCTTTGAGCTGTATTTTACGGGAGTGCGCGGTGCGCGCATCCATGCCAAATACCTCCGTCCGAGAGCGGTAAGTACGCCGCAGCCGGCGGTTCTGCAGTTCCACGGCTATACCGGTGACTCCGGCGAGTGGCAGGATAAGCTTGCTTATGTCTCGCTGGGCTTTTCGGTGCTGGCACTGGACTGCCGCGGGCAGGGCGGTTTATCTGAGGATACAGGCGGTGTAAAAGGCAACACCCATAACGGGCATATTATCCGCGGGCTGGATGATCATCCGGACAATCTGCTGTTCCGTCATATTTATCTGGACACTGTGCGGTTAGCGCAAATTGCGCTTGAGCTGCCGGGAGTAGACCCTGAACGTGTATATGCCATGGGCGGATCACAGGGCGGAGCACTTACTATCGCCTGTGCCGCACTTGAGCCGCGGATAAAAAAAGCCGCCACCACCTACCCGTTCCTGTGTGACTACAAACGTGTCTGGGAGATGGACCTGGATAAGGATGCCTACCATGAGCTGAACCTCTATTTCCGCAAGTTCGATCCGCTGCATGAACGGGAGGACGAGGTTTTTGAGAAGCTGGGTTATATTGACCTGCAGCATCTGGCTTCCAGGATTCAGGGTGAGGTGCTGTTCTTCACCGGTCTGATGGATACCATCTGCCCGCCGTCCACCCAGTTCGCAGCCTATAACAAAATCACCGCTCCCAAGCAGCTGGTCGTCTATCCGGACTTCGGGCATGAATATCTGCCTGGCGGCGGGGACCGGACCATGCAGTTTTTACTTGGGGAATAG